Within Topomyia yanbarensis strain Yona2022 chromosome 2, ASM3024719v1, whole genome shotgun sequence, the genomic segment TGCCATACATTGTGGTATcgagtgaaatgatcgtgtattaatgtgaatcgtaatcttatatcgtgttattGTAGGTTATACAGTGTGTACAGTACATTGTTATAAGCGACCTACCCTTGGTGACTCCTCAATCTGACTTACGATCATGGAATCAGACACGTCGAAGTGCTGCTGACTTGTGCTTTACGGTGCTCAACCTTGCCGACTTCTCGTGTCCTGACACGTTTAGATTTTCCTTATCAACCCATTTTGGAGTTGAATGTTTCAAGGCTATGGGGTATGACTCGACGACAGTCATCATGGCTGCCTCTACACAAAAAAACAACACTGTTTACAAAAAATGcatattattttaatatttcataTAGCTCAAAATTCATATAAGAAATATACCCAATAGTATCTGGAAGCGATCACAATccatttttatctatttttgttgttaaAATCAAGTAGCTTTCCTACTTTTTCAGTTAAACTCATGCAAAAGTATGTTTCGACTGTCGATGAATGTAAATAACTGTTTAGTCCTTTCATTATGTATGTGTGTAATGGGCGAAATTTCGTCTCGTTGTTTTAACACGAAAAGTTGACATTAACTCTAATtggttttatcaatttttattaaatagGGACCATCCCTAAATGACGtggcattatatgggggaggagggagttttgtatttcgtgatgatgtgtgacgacagggggtcatgtcatgctacatagtttttttttaaaggggaatagcgagtggttgacctgatgtcacgacaatcttacccgttttaTCTAACAtagttatttatatttttattttttacggtGAGGTAAGGGAGGGGAGGTcccttgtgatgcattttgaaaATCAGCGTAATTAAATGCAGCTATGGtttataataaaatccacttgctttgaagtcatgctgcttctttagttaataacttttctcagcgaatttttacaaacttacaatgttccacgaatatgttcggtagaagaatacctttagaaatatatagttctcttattaattgattttttaagaatttattttcaatgttaaccggtTTTCCatgctaatttccatataaactttgaatttttggagggtctgtagacacaaccgatcggtaccaaaatttgcacaattactaagggccttAAAAGGAACCAGtcgagcctggtggagctaatagTCAAAAATTTAACCAGTCTAAtatatagtttatacagttgacacatagaaggtatatTTGCGTATAACATTagcattttttcttcatatggatattaactacccatgatcgcattcTAAGGGATTtactatctttatgggactgatatgcgatcatgggcagttaaGTGGTTTGAAGTAAATAGATTTAACATTTGGATTTTTATCAGTGTACGACACGACTGACGCCCCTCGTTATACCCTATTTGCAGAGCGGGCGTTGTTTTTGACATATTCTTCACCCACCACCCACTCACTACTGATGATGAACCGCatcaaaacattaaaatttaattaccATCAACAATCAGCAGCTGTATTTGCTCTTCAACTTTCgggttttttgtaatttaatctACATACTTATTATAAAACAGAACGTATTATTATACATAATAGTGCAATATTTGCAGCGGTTTTCcgttgtataattttttttaaatttctcggTAAAAATGTTTGACCACGATATACGAAATTATGATCTAAAAGTGGAGCTAGCAAAATGCTTTAACGGTCACGGGATTGTTTATTTAGGGCAGCATCTGCCATCGAAACAGCATGTTGCAATTAAAAAGTTTCTCATGGAAGatttgaaaaatgattttaactTCATAATGGTAGGTAGAAATTTAATCCTATGTTTATGTTTGCCCAATCAGAAGCAATCTATTGCAGGAAGAGTCGAAACATTTGCGTGAATTCAATCATTCAAATATTCTCAGCTATTACACAGCTTTCGTGCACAATCTTGACCTGTACTTTATTCTTCCACTGATGTGCTACGGTTCCTGCCGGGATACGATGAGCAATTATTTCGAAACCGGGTTTCCAGAGGTATTGTTAGCTTGTATCCTACGAGACGTAACCCACGGGTTGGAGTATTTGCATCGTAAAGGCTACATTCATCGTTCGATCCGAGCCAGTCACATTTTTCTAAACGAATCCAGGGCCATACTCGGCGGTTTTCGCGTTTGCACAAGTTTCCTAGGTGAAGGTAAAAGGGTAAAAACCCTACATGAACTTCCGCCGCATTCAACCAAAAGTCTAAATTGGCTGGCTCCGGAGGTTCTGGCTCAGAATCTTCTAGGATACACGGAAAAATCCGACATCTATAGTTTGGGAATCACGACCTGCGAGCTGGCCAACGGAGTGGAACCGTTTAGTAACTTTCAAACCACATTGATGCTTACGGAAAAGATGCGAGGTTATCAGCCATTGCTGCTGGACTGCACCACAATTCCGAGTGAAGAAGTGTTTGCCCAAGCAATGGATTCTGGTATCGGTGATAGCAATTCTACGCAGACTCGGCAGATATACGCCTCCAGACAGTTTTCGGATGCGTTGCACAGATTTGCCGAGCTTTGCTTAGTTTCGTAAGTGCTGAGAAATTGTAGATGATGTACATGATTGTCAATGTTTAATCTTTTTTTTGCAGGAACCCGAGCGAAAGACTGGGTGCGATAGATCTGCTCAATCATCCCGTGTTTAAGCAGTGTAAACACACCAACATTCGGGAGCAGTTTGCGGCGTGCGGTATAGAAACTGCGGATTTTAACACGATTAAAGGTAATGTCATTGGATAACAGTTTATTTTCTTGATCAATTTTAAATTTAGGACAGTAAATAGGGGATAAATAGGTACCGAACTAGGATCTATCCATGATCTAAAACATGAGCGTGCCCCGAAGCCTCTTTCCGATTCTTTACTGAGCATAACTATAACTGATCTCTCATCCGGCATTCACGCTAAATGCCCAGCCATCTGTAGTCTGCTGTGTTTTATCAGCTTTCCGATGTCAGCATGTTTATATACTTAATACAGCTCTTGGTTCATGCATCTGTGTCtcattctccattttctacaCTACATACTTCTGTCGTACGTCCCGAGCACCTAATAGTCTGCTTTCTTCAACGCCTATGCCTCATGACCGCACAGAGTAACAGGGAGTGTCAGTGATTTGAATAGATCATGTTTTGTGAGTGTCCCTAGGTTACGGGATAATAACTGATTACGCAAACCATGGAATTCGCAGCCGCAGCATGCCTTTTTTGCTCTCCCGGGTCACATCGTTATCACATCTCACTAGTGCCCCACGATATATGAATTCATCGACAACCTCGTACCGTACCCCATCGATTCCCACCTCGGAACCAAAACTGTTCGAAGTGCTTCTACCAGCTACTGTGTACTATTATTTGTTAGAGTTTATGGTCAGTTCGCTTGACACAGTCTCTCACACATATGCCTCTTTCggtgctctgcgatcaacgccacAGTGAGCCAATGCGCCCTTCGCAAGAGAACCCACAAcaacttattgaaaattgttCAACTAACCGACGGATAGAAGGTAGAAGTCGTCCCAGATCTCTTCCTTATTAAACTCCAAGGTCTAATCAACGACATTGATACCGCCAACATGGAATACACACCACAATCCAGGAAGCACTGAAAGAAAAAAAGGGTAACAGAGGTTCAAAGGTTCACGGATATGATTAACGGTTGTCCATCCAACATTCCACTCTTGGTACCCTCTTTTTCCGGTTCCTATCCTCCGGAAGAAATCTTCCTCGGCATGGTTCAAGTAAAAGAAAGACGTTACTATCCAAGTCACATGCAATGCTCCCGCTGTTGAAGTTTGTTCATGGAACGAGGGCATGTCTGAATCTCGGCCTGGGACCTATGGTGTCCCGTACACATCAAAGAGGCCGAAATCATAAAACTGTAAACCAACCACAATATGACCTTCCCAGAGGCCGCAGCTTCAGCCAACCAAAACCCCAGTAACAAGACATTCGCCAAAACCCTCAAAAGGGGAATGGCGCCTGGGGCTGATGAAAAGGACCGTACCATAATCGCGCTTAAGCAAGAAGCCGCAATGCTTAAAGAGCTAGTGGCGATCCGTCTGTCGACAGAAACTAAGGACGCAGAGATTAAAAAGCTGGAAGAAAAGTTCATCATCGCCAAGATAGAGAACATAGACTTAATGAACGAAATGGCCGCATTGAGGAGAACCTTTCAAGGCGTGAAAAAACAAATCACTACTACGAAAGAGACCGAATCCCGCGAACATACGGGACCATCAGCGGCGAACCGAGATCCGAGAGCGATGTCCATCGACAGAATACCAACAACCCAGGCAGCCCATTGAATCGTTTCCCCCAGCCATCACGCTGGGCAGACCTTCGCCTCTCTACGAACATCATCCTAAAGCAACTAACCGACGATGCTCACCGGCGAGCAACAGACTCGACAGCTGAACATTTTCAGTACCAAACGCCCCCCTATAACATGCCATAAAAGAGGTGTCGGACGAGTCAACGTTCGCAGTCCCCTTGCCATACCCCCAGCGGCCACTGGAAGAGGAGGTCGCCGGTCCATACCAAAACCAACGAAGGGAAAAAACATCAAACCGCCCATCCGAAGATGATGGGAAAAGCCTTCTACTCCACACTGGTCCCGACCGGGGCAGTACCGACAACTGCCGAAGAACCTCCGGCGGCTGCTTGTGCGGGGGAACCAGCTACCCCGGGTAACCAGCATCCTAAATGTAAACCTCTTAGACATGACGGTAGCTCGTCCAGAAATATATCGCCCAAAACATCATCTGAACCTGCTAGCTGTAGGATTAGGAAAAAAGCCTTCTCCTCTGCACCGGCCCTGTCCGGAGTAGTACAGACCACTGGCGATGTGCATACGTCGGCTGCTGGTGCAGGGGGCCCGACTGGCTCCCGGGTAAGTCGAACCATATTACCTCCGAACCACGACCAGATACTCGTCTCCGAACTGCTTTTAGGCAACCCATCACATGGTCCCTCAAGCCCTCACTACGGACCATCATCAGATAGCGAGCACCCCAGCCACTCAGTCGGCTTACCAGATACACCTTGCTATCGGATGCAGACGACCCTGGCCATAAAGTGGAATATCAACGAACTGGCAGAGCCAACCTTGGCGACCTGGAACTCATGCTCTCCGACTCCGACCCTATCTGCCTGGCACTTTAGGAGACTGATCTCAAACCTGGCTCGGCAACCACTATATTTGGGAAACGGCCAGAAGTACAAACTTATACCAAATGGTATCGCAGTCAGGACCGACGTCGTCTAAACACCCGTACAGttcaaaattgaattaattgTGTTCGCTAAGAGAATCAACTATCCTATCACAACAACTCGTAAATTCTTCAGGCTGTCACCGGTGTTAGAAATAAGATGCGAGTCCCCGATCGAGACTCGTTTCATTATAATGGGGACCATGAATTGCACCACACCGCTGGGAGTCGCTCAAATCCTATCACTGGTCAATGAAACCCTGACCGCTGCTGAAGAGGAGGACGCTGTAATTCTAAACAACGGAAACAACACATTCCTCCGCTGTTGATCCTCCTCGGCCATCCACTTTACGATTGTCTCAACGTCCATCGTCGGAAACTGCGGCTGGATCATAACCAGAGACACTGTTGGCAGCGATCAtttcccaatcccaatccctcAACCGGTCCCCGCTTAACACCACCGTTCGCCGCCGTTGGCTGTACGACAGAGCAGAGTGACAGACCTCAGCTCCGCCTTTAAAAGGGAACGATCTTACACTCCAGTAGAACTTTCAAACCTCATCGTCGAAACCGTCGGAGCTCCTCCAAACGAGTGGCAAACCGTGCGGTGCACTGATGGAACTGAGCCGCCGTAGCGTCGGCCATCAGAACACGCAGTAGAGCGCTTCGCCTTCTCAAAAGAACTCACCTCCTGCGAGACgaacaactttaaaaaaacACCGGAATCAAGCGAGACAAGCCATTCAGGAAGCAAAAGAGGCTAACTGGGTCAAGTTCCTCGATGGGATCGGGTCGGACTTCTCAACGCCCAAAATCTGGAGACGGGTAAACGCGCTCAGTAGCAAAGAAGACTGAACGGGTATACCATCACCGCTAACGGAGTGACAATCGCTGACGGAGTGAATTTTGAGTCCCCAAAGAGGTGCTCCTCCCGGACTTCGCGAAGCGCAGATTCGCAATGGAGGCAACATCAACCATCTTTTTCCACGACTCCAGTTAGAAGTATAACAAACCCTTTATCACCAGCCGAACTCACGGATGCCCCCAGCGTCGTGTACGTTGTTCAGCAGGACCGGATCAGGTCGGATATCCTATGTTAAGACATCTACCACCAAAGGGTAGAAGAGTGCTTCTCGACAGCTTTAACACGGTTTGGGAAAGTAGGTCCTTCCCCGATGAATGGACAACCGAAAACATCGTTCCCATCCCgaaaacaaacaacaacaaccgCACATCAAGCGATTTTTGGCCAATCAATCTCCTCTCGTTCATAGCCAAAACAATGAAAAGAATAGTAAACAGGAGATTAGTCTCCTCCTTGAGGAGGGTAAGTGCCCCGACCGCCGTCAGTTTACTCCCTGCAGAGGGCTCGAAGAAATCATAAAGAAAGCTGCCGCTGAGAAGCTTCACACTGATATCGCCATTTTGGACGTGGTCAAAGCCTCCAACATCGTCTGGCTTCGGAAGCTATACGGATGGGTTATCAGGCGCAATTTCGGGCGCTCAATTAGCGAATTCCTGGATGACCTTGGATGCATAGTATATATCGGGGTGTCATCCGTCGTGAGGCAAACGGAGTACCTCAAGGTCCGCGCTGtgacaaaagagattataactactagagagaGCAAAGCGCTGCTGTCTCCATGTATTAATGGACTGAATTACTTTAacatgtgtgtacccggggtaataggtgtcaaactaatgggcctagcatatgtgagagcgagatgataaattttcagtgttagcagcgacatgccacctctagtagttataatctcttttgctgTGACACTCTTCCTCATCAAAATAAACTCTTTTCTGAGTTCTACCTGAAAGGGGTTACGTAGTAGTGTACGCAGACGACATCGTCCTTATAGCAATGGGCAAATCGATAGCAATGACAAGAAGGACCATTCAAGCCGTCGTCCAGCCAACACAAGGCAGT encodes:
- the LOC131678896 gene encoding STE20-related kinase adapter protein alpha — encoded protein: MFDHDIRNYDLKVELAKCFNGHGIVYLGQHLPSKQHVAIKKFLMEDLKNDFNFIMEESKHLREFNHSNILSYYTAFVHNLDLYFILPLMCYGSCRDTMSNYFETGFPEVLLACILRDVTHGLEYLHRKGYIHRSIRASHIFLNESRAILGGFRVCTSFLGEGKRVKTLHELPPHSTKSLNWLAPEVLAQNLLGYTEKSDIYSLGITTCELANGVEPFSNFQTTLMLTEKMRGYQPLLLDCTTIPSEEVFAQAMDSGIGDSNSTQTRQIYASRQFSDALHRFAELCLVSNPSERLGAIDLLNHPVFKQCKHTNIREQFAACGIETADFNTIKDYDLNLSNEFSGMSMDTSGGNFEWDFEES